The proteins below come from a single Zea mays cultivar B73 chromosome 8, Zm-B73-REFERENCE-NAM-5.0, whole genome shotgun sequence genomic window:
- the LOC103635865 gene encoding uncharacterized protein isoform X2, producing MNGPYKMNVLLIPAFILMPSPAHAAQVHKQHIPSIRRNRTNTGRHPAHAATRYRQARLLPSPPTAPPPSSMAPPPRRNPPHQNPTRRKGEEPWLAASLRPANFLPGLAIGFLLGLLLDLSSSWRPKSSPAPAPAAAPARASSSKRASGTSFASGGEELKMVLVVRQDLKMGAGKIASQCARKFISKGKLAVGSMQRLACTQNCCQGVNAVCTVSSLAIGVYLDNGSNLDKLRLF from the exons ATGAATGGACCGTATAAGATGAATGTGCTGTTAATTCCGGCCTTTATACTGATGCCCAGCCCAGCCCATGCGGCCCAAGTGCACAAGCAGCACATCCCATCCATTCGACGCAACAGAACTAACACTGGCAGACATCCGGCCCACGCAGCAACACGTTATCGACAAGCACGTCTCCTTCCTTCCCCACCCACTGCTCCACCTCCATCCTCCATGGCTCCTCCGCCGCGGCGAAACCCGCCGCACCAGAACCCCACCCGGAGGAAG GGCGAGGAGCCGTGGCTCGCCGCGAGCCTCCGCCCGGCGAACTTCCTCCCGGGCCTCGCCATCGGGTTCCTCCTAGGCCTCCTCCTCGACTTGTCCTCGTCGTGGAGGCCCAAGTCCAGCCCCGCGCCGGCTCCGGCCGCCGCACCCGCGCGGGCCTCCAGCTCCAAGCGGGCGTCGGGGACCTCGTTTGCCTCGGGCGGCGAGGAGCTTAAGATG GTTTTAGTGGTGCGTCAGGACCTCAAGATGGGGGCTGGTAAAATAGCTTCCCAATGTGCCCGTAAGTTCATCTCCAAGGGGAAGCTTGCTGTTGGTTCG ATGCAGCGACTGGCTTGTACGCAGAATTGTTGTCAAGGTGTTAATGCGGTTTGCACTGTTTCTTCATTAG CAATCGGGGTTTACTTAGACAATGGGAGCAACTTGGACAAGCTAAGATTGTTTTGA